One genomic region from Prunus persica cultivar Lovell chromosome G3, Prunus_persica_NCBIv2, whole genome shotgun sequence encodes:
- the LOC18782366 gene encoding MADS-box transcription factor 50: protein MGRGRLKMELIANERARKTTFQKRRKGMMKKAYEFSTLCELDVCMIIYGPKQTDRPPELHTWPENRDEVDRIINKYKASIMRKPAKKTFDLSDLLRDRKTKVHVDIYRARKEMYEAKYPTWDERIESFSENQLEALLNTLDTKLESGKRTLLNKRKQSAECHQHQIHCMGKAAPNKIMLMGGNPNNNIIGESPSQKQPCNYFMQGHVREEDQKPMRSLSNNMVDMHPVSSFDHHHHQSSDQMLQLDNSNEYLNSLVAHNPSPMAMWMLMESNYNYSTLQFSSGASSSAHSQSPLEGYQSNFNDPMMQSTVDNMNMNMMMLNGNINPPSSSSMSQYYARLMHPTVPYMQQYPMMPAAGVSSHQVQVHASQGKDEPYENINQYVVMNNRMV from the coding sequence ATGGGCCGTGGAAGGCTGAAGATGGAACTGATAGCGAACGAACGAGCTAGAAAAACAACATTTCAGAAGAGAAGGAAGGGCATGATGAAGAAGGCCTACGAGTTTTCAACTCTTTGCGAATTAGATGTCTGCATGATCATCTATGGCCCTAAACAGACTGATCGGCCTCCTGAACTCCACACGTGGCCCGAAAACCGCGACGAGGTTGACCGCATAATCAACAAGTACAAGGCCAGCATCATGCGCAAACCAGCCAAGAAAACCTTTGATTTGTCTGACTTGTTGAGGGACAGGAAAACCAAGGTCCATGTTGACATCTACAGAGCGCGGAAGGAGATGTATGAGGCCAAGTATCCAACATGGGATGAACGTATTGAAAGTTTTTCCGAAAATCAACTGGAGGCGCTTCTGAATACGCTGGACACAAAGCTCGAGTCTGGCAAGAGAACATTACTTAACAAGAGGAAACAATCAGCCGAATGTCATCAGCATCAAATACATTGCATGGGAAAAGCAGCACCAAACAAAATAATGTTGATGGGTGGAAACcctaataataatatcattGGTGAGTCACCAAGTCAAAAGCAGCCTTGTAACTATTTCATGCAAGGCCATGTGCGTGAGGAGGACCAAAAGCCTATGAGATCTTTGAGTAATAATATGGTGGATATGCATCCAGTCTCATCatttgatcatcatcatcatcaatcgTCTGATCAAATGCTTCAACTTGACAATtcaaatgaatatttgaaTAGTCTTGTGGCTCATAATCCGAGTCCCATGGCAATGTGGATGTTGATGGAGAGCAACTATAACTATAGTACTCTTCAATTCAGCTCAGGGGCTTCCAGCAGTGCTCATTCTCAATCACCACTGGAGgggtatcaaagtaatttcAATGATCCAATGATGCAGTCCACGGTGGACAATATGAATATGAACATGATGATGTTAAATGGTAACATTAATCCTCCAAGTTCCTCATCCATGAGCCAGTACTATGCTCGGCTAATGCACCCAACTGTGCCCTACATGCAGCAGTATCCGATGATGCCGGCGGCCGGTGTTTCGTCTCATCAAGTTCAAGTGCATGCTTCTCAAGGCAAAGATGAACCGTACGAAAATATCAACCAATATGTGGTCATGAATAACAGGATGGTTTGA